In a genomic window of Virgibacillus sp. SK37:
- a CDS encoding alpha/beta hydrolase → MTKKKKRWLQVGISLITILLIIDIIAGVYFYNLAIERNVKDFLVGNSDLEVSAEAMDVFTEGDWRDWVRDQEFEQMEMTSYDGLKLKGYFLKAKKPTDKTVVLAHGYLGRSTDMGLYGQYYYENLGYNIFMPDFRGHGQSEGDYIGFGWHDRLDLIDWIHTLSTKLGPDSEYVLHGVSMGAASVLMASGEEGLPKSVKAIIADSPYTSVYDMFKYQLGRMYNVPAFPVLPTTSVVTKIKAGYSLKEASALKQVQKAEVPILYIHGNADTFVPTSMAEKLYKNTSSEKDFISFDNAGHGEAFVTKKDKYVDKLNSFLDKYIN, encoded by the coding sequence TTGACTAAAAAGAAAAAACGTTGGTTACAAGTAGGGATCAGTTTAATTACTATCCTATTAATTATAGATATAATTGCTGGGGTTTATTTTTATAACTTGGCAATTGAGCGTAATGTAAAAGATTTTCTGGTTGGCAATTCGGACCTTGAAGTGTCTGCAGAGGCAATGGATGTCTTTACTGAAGGAGATTGGAGAGACTGGGTAAGAGATCAGGAATTTGAACAAATGGAAATGACCTCTTATGATGGTTTGAAGCTAAAAGGATATTTTTTGAAAGCTAAAAAGCCTACAGATAAAACAGTTGTTTTAGCACACGGTTACTTAGGTCGGTCTACAGATATGGGATTATATGGCCAATATTATTATGAAAACTTAGGATACAACATTTTTATGCCTGATTTCCGTGGTCACGGTCAAAGTGAAGGCGATTATATTGGTTTTGGTTGGCATGATCGCCTTGATTTAATAGATTGGATTCATACACTATCTACTAAACTTGGACCAGACTCAGAGTATGTTTTACATGGTGTATCCATGGGTGCAGCATCCGTTTTAATGGCCAGTGGAGAAGAAGGATTGCCTAAAAGTGTAAAAGCGATTATTGCTGATAGCCCTTATACAAGTGTATATGATATGTTTAAGTACCAATTAGGTCGTATGTATAACGTACCGGCATTCCCTGTTCTTCCAACAACAAGTGTAGTTACAAAAATAAAAGCCGGATATTCCTTGAAAGAGGCTTCAGCGTTAAAACAAGTACAAAAAGCAGAAGTTCCTATTCTGTATATCCATGGCAATGCTGATACATTTGTACCTACTTCGATGGCTGAAAAGCTGTACAAAAATACTAGCAGTGAAAAAGATTTCATATCATTTGATAATGCCGGGCACGGCGAAGCTTTTGTAACAAAAAAGGATAAATATGTAGATAAACTGAACAGCTTTTTGGATAAATATATAAACTAA
- the argC gene encoding N-acetyl-gamma-glutamyl-phosphate reductase encodes MVKRAAIIGGTGYGAAELIRLIHLHKYLEVSKIISHSHYGEYIATHYPHMHTYMDLKMEALDVRVLANEVDIIFFATPAGIAKELIPQLEGNHVQCIDLSGDLRLPNRDLYQKWYGQLGAPQEMLDKAVYGLTEVFPNQIKDAEVVSNPGCFPTASLLGLTPSIKEKIIDTQSIIIDGKTGVSGAGGSPSKMTHFSETNENIQPYKIGKHQHIPEIEHYLSITAGESINATFTTHLIPMTRGLLCTIYGRLTKNVTTKEIIHLYQDFYANHPFIRVLEEDQTPTTKNVYGSNFCDISIHVDERTNQLIIVSAIDNLVKGAAGQAIQNANLMNDWKEEEGLAQLPIYP; translated from the coding sequence GTGGTGAAACGTGCAGCGATTATTGGAGGAACAGGGTATGGAGCGGCAGAGCTGATACGCTTAATTCATCTCCACAAATATTTAGAAGTAAGTAAAATTATTTCACATTCTCATTATGGAGAATATATTGCAACACACTATCCTCACATGCATACTTATATGGATTTAAAGATGGAGGCACTGGATGTCAGGGTGTTAGCGAATGAAGTCGATATTATTTTTTTTGCTACTCCTGCAGGCATAGCCAAAGAATTAATTCCACAGCTAGAGGGTAACCATGTTCAATGTATTGATTTATCAGGGGATTTACGCTTGCCCAATCGCGACTTATATCAAAAGTGGTATGGTCAGTTGGGAGCTCCACAAGAGATGTTAGATAAAGCGGTTTATGGTTTAACAGAGGTATTTCCTAATCAAATTAAAGATGCCGAAGTAGTATCTAATCCAGGCTGCTTTCCCACCGCTAGTTTACTAGGATTAACGCCAAGTATAAAAGAAAAAATTATAGACACACAATCTATCATTATAGACGGAAAAACGGGGGTTTCTGGTGCAGGTGGGTCGCCTTCTAAAATGACTCATTTCTCAGAGACAAATGAAAATATTCAGCCTTATAAAATAGGGAAACATCAGCACATTCCTGAAATAGAGCATTACCTTTCCATCACAGCTGGTGAATCAATTAACGCCACATTCACTACACATCTCATACCAATGACACGCGGATTGCTATGCACTATTTATGGAAGGCTTACCAAAAATGTAACTACGAAAGAAATAATACATTTATATCAGGACTTCTACGCAAATCATCCATTTATACGTGTATTGGAAGAAGACCAAACACCAACTACGAAAAATGTATATGGAAGTAATTTTTGCGATATTAGTATTCATGTTGATGAAAGGACGAATCAGCTAATTATTGTTTCGGCAATAGACAACTTAGTTAAGGGAGCAGCTGGTCAAGCAATCCAAAATGCAAATTTGATGAATGACTGGAAAGAGGAAGAAGGTTTAGCTCAATTACCAATCTATCCATAG
- the argJ gene encoding bifunctional ornithine acetyltransferase/N-acetylglutamate synthase has product MITTKINQIKVLENGNIASPKGYTAGGVHCGIRKTKLDFGWIHSNIPAVAAGVYTLNAFQAAPLKLTKSSIEKEKRIQTVVVNSGIANACTGNQGYLDALETQRLAADKMGIHKDYVAVASTGLIGKTLPMEKIKVGIAEIGEANNSSAENFEKAILTTDTVTKHIGVQVEVEGKTVTIGGAAKGSGMICPNMATMLAFITTDAAIEEHALQQALKSMTDCSFNRITVDGDCSTNDMVLALANGQQGNTPLNEDHHDWSIFLEAFKFVCEALAKQIARDGEGATKLIEIHVEGAPTERAAGQVAKAVISSNLVKTAIFGSDPNWGRIVCAVGYSEQPLDPEKVNVSLGNINVVKNGVPLEFDEVKATSYLQNEEVQLFVDLQNGKEKALAWGCDLTYDYVKINASYRT; this is encoded by the coding sequence ATGATCACTACCAAGATAAATCAGATAAAGGTATTGGAAAACGGAAATATAGCCAGCCCAAAAGGGTATACCGCAGGCGGAGTACATTGTGGGATACGTAAAACAAAGCTGGATTTTGGTTGGATACACTCTAACATTCCAGCAGTTGCAGCAGGAGTGTACACCTTAAATGCTTTTCAGGCAGCTCCACTTAAATTAACTAAAAGTAGTATCGAAAAGGAAAAGCGGATTCAAACAGTTGTTGTTAATTCCGGAATAGCTAATGCGTGTACAGGAAACCAGGGATATCTGGATGCGTTGGAAACCCAAAGGTTGGCTGCAGATAAAATGGGAATACATAAAGATTATGTTGCAGTAGCTTCCACCGGTTTGATCGGCAAAACCTTACCAATGGAGAAAATTAAAGTTGGTATTGCAGAAATAGGAGAAGCAAACAATTCATCGGCAGAAAATTTTGAAAAGGCTATTTTAACAACTGATACGGTTACGAAGCATATTGGTGTTCAAGTAGAAGTGGAAGGAAAAACAGTCACTATCGGCGGAGCGGCGAAAGGTTCTGGAATGATATGCCCCAATATGGCTACAATGCTTGCTTTTATTACTACAGATGCAGCTATTGAGGAGCATGCTCTTCAGCAGGCGCTAAAATCTATGACGGACTGTTCTTTTAACAGGATTACTGTTGATGGGGATTGCAGTACAAATGATATGGTGTTGGCTTTGGCAAATGGCCAGCAAGGTAATACCCCATTAAATGAAGATCATCATGACTGGTCCATATTTTTGGAGGCATTCAAGTTCGTTTGTGAAGCTTTAGCTAAGCAGATTGCAAGAGATGGAGAAGGAGCAACCAAGTTGATAGAAATACATGTAGAAGGAGCGCCAACGGAGCGTGCTGCAGGACAGGTAGCAAAGGCAGTAATATCTTCTAATCTTGTAAAGACAGCGATTTTTGGTTCTGATCCGAATTGGGGAAGAATTGTTTGTGCAGTCGGCTACAGTGAACAACCACTCGATCCGGAAAAAGTAAATGTAAGTTTAGGTAACATAAATGTAGTTAAGAATGGAGTTCCACTCGAATTTGATGAGGTAAAGGCAACGAGCTATTTGCAAAATGAAGAGGTACAACTATTTGTGGATTTACAAAATGGTAAAGAAAAGGCTCTGGCATGGGGCTGTGATTTAACCTATGACTACGTAAAAATAAATGCATCCTATCGGACGTGA
- the argB gene encoding acetylglutamate kinase: MRELSNIVFKLGGSIIAELPNSFYDMLVHLKRSGKCNPIIVHGGGPTINKLLDHLNIEHEFVKGLRKTSKDVLEIAEMVMSGSINKHIVTSIQTIDGKAIGLSGVDAAILQAKPLGIQEEIGYVGEVENVDTEWLHLIIQHGAIPVISPIGLGSDGQHYNINGDMAAAAVAESMNAKLAFISDIPGVKEELDGRTIVHPNLTKEQIETMIEAGTIHGGMIPKVQSALKALTGGVTETVILNGWESKDIEAYLDGKQAGTKLIIEKEANHV; encoded by the coding sequence GTGAGAGAACTGAGTAATATTGTATTCAAATTAGGCGGAAGTATTATTGCAGAGCTTCCCAATTCGTTTTATGACATGCTTGTACATTTAAAAAGGTCGGGCAAATGTAATCCGATTATCGTGCATGGTGGTGGACCGACGATTAATAAGTTACTGGATCACTTGAATATAGAACATGAATTTGTAAAAGGGCTTCGAAAAACATCCAAAGATGTTTTAGAAATTGCTGAAATGGTGATGAGTGGATCAATTAATAAACACATTGTTACCTCTATTCAAACAATAGATGGCAAGGCAATTGGTTTAAGTGGCGTAGATGCGGCGATTTTACAGGCGAAACCTCTGGGAATACAAGAAGAAATCGGGTATGTAGGTGAAGTGGAAAATGTAGATACGGAATGGCTCCACCTTATCATTCAGCATGGTGCCATTCCGGTGATATCACCCATAGGGCTAGGTTCAGATGGGCAGCATTATAATATCAATGGGGATATGGCTGCCGCAGCCGTGGCTGAGTCGATGAATGCCAAGCTTGCCTTTATTAGTGATATACCTGGTGTGAAGGAAGAGCTTGATGGGCGTACAATTGTTCATCCTAATTTAACAAAGGAACAGATCGAAACGATGATCGAAGCAGGAACTATTCATGGTGGAATGATACCAAAGGTGCAATCGGCTCTAAAGGCATTAACAGGCGGTGTAACAGAAACAGTAATTCTAAATGGATGGGAATCCAAAGATATAGAAGCTTATTTGGATGGAAAACAAGCGGGCACAAAGCTAATTATAGAAAAGGAGGCCAATCATGTCTGA
- a CDS encoding acetylornithine transaminase yields the protein MSETVTEQASSALMNVYNRFPLTLVKGKGSYVWDDEGANYLDFTSGIATCNLGHIPDSVEEAVKEQLEQLWHCSNLYHIPAQKKLAEQLVKYSCLDQVFFCNSGAEANEAAIKLAKKYAKDKGWVDRTEIVTFTQSFHGRTGSTMAATAQEKIHQGFTPLTPGFRYLPYNNIEALKQVHNGKTTAVLLELIQGEGGVNPANIEWLTNLRDLCHEHDILFMVDEIQTGMGRTGELFAYEQFGVDPDVITLAKGLGSGFPVGALLAKKTVAESFQPGTHGSTFGGNPLAMAAGLATIETIMNNSILNEVENKSRWMAEQLAALKQQFSSIKEVKMSGLLIGVQMKEEAAPLVTAFREKGILVLLAGSHVLRILPPLTVSQEELTTFITVFKEILQAKGANQL from the coding sequence ATGTCTGAAACTGTAACTGAACAAGCTTCATCTGCCTTAATGAATGTTTATAACAGATTTCCGCTCACACTTGTAAAAGGAAAGGGTAGTTATGTATGGGATGATGAAGGAGCTAACTACCTTGATTTTACTTCTGGTATAGCAACATGCAATCTTGGTCATATACCTGATAGTGTAGAAGAAGCAGTAAAGGAGCAATTGGAGCAACTTTGGCATTGTTCTAATCTATACCATATCCCGGCTCAGAAAAAGCTTGCTGAACAGCTAGTAAAATATAGCTGCCTTGATCAGGTATTTTTTTGTAATAGTGGTGCAGAAGCAAACGAGGCCGCGATTAAATTGGCAAAGAAATATGCAAAGGATAAGGGGTGGGTAGACAGGACAGAGATTGTAACATTTACTCAATCCTTCCATGGCCGTACAGGTTCCACCATGGCAGCAACCGCACAAGAAAAAATTCATCAAGGATTCACTCCGTTGACGCCTGGATTTCGCTATCTTCCTTACAACAATATCGAAGCCTTGAAGCAAGTGCACAACGGTAAAACAACAGCAGTTCTATTGGAATTGATTCAAGGAGAAGGGGGAGTTAATCCTGCAAATATAGAATGGTTAACTAACCTTCGTGATCTATGCCATGAGCATGATATCCTTTTTATGGTAGATGAAATACAGACAGGAATGGGTAGAACCGGGGAGTTGTTTGCTTATGAGCAGTTCGGTGTTGATCCAGATGTCATTACATTAGCAAAAGGGCTTGGTTCAGGTTTTCCTGTAGGTGCACTTCTTGCAAAGAAAACGGTAGCGGAGTCATTTCAGCCTGGAACGCATGGTAGTACTTTTGGAGGGAACCCCTTAGCGATGGCTGCCGGCCTGGCAACAATAGAAACAATTATGAACAATAGCATATTAAATGAAGTGGAAAATAAAAGTAGATGGATGGCTGAACAATTAGCAGCCCTAAAGCAACAATTCTCTTCTATTAAAGAAGTGAAAATGAGTGGCTTATTAATTGGTGTACAAATGAAAGAAGAGGCTGCTCCTTTGGTTACCGCATTTAGAGAAAAAGGAATTCTGGTGCTTCTTGCAGGGTCTCATGTGCTGCGAATCCTGCCACCTTTAACTGTATCACAGGAAGAATTGACAACATTTATTACTGTTTTTAAAGAAATTTTACAGGCTAAAGGGGCGAACCAGCTATGA
- the carB gene encoding carbamoyl-phosphate synthase (glutamine-hydrolyzing) large subunit, which yields MTKINQLKKVMVIGSGPIVIGQAAEFDYAGTQACIALKEEGIEVILVNNNPATMMTDKQIADHVYMEPLTIESLESIISIEKPDGLIGTLGGQTGLNLTVELHEQGILEKYQVKLLGSSVPSIQQGEDREKFRELMLEINEPVCESTIIQSVEEGKSFIQSTGYPVILRPAYTLGGEGGGFAESEDEYKELLENGLNLSPIDQVLVEKSIKGWKEIEFEVIRDAADNCVVVCDMENVDPVGVHTGDSIVVAPSQTITTEQKELLERASVKIIRALHVIGGCNIQFALHPETNAYYIIEVNPRVSRSSALASKATAYPIALVATKCAIGYTLDEIVNPVAGNAYASEAPVLDYVVVKAPRFPFDKFTEADRRLGTQMKATGEVMAIDRTFIGALNKAVRSLELHMNSLNWKEMSVLSKEDLMESIAVPNDLRLFAIAEALTRGIEVNEIQEITQINSWFIEEINKVITCEQKIERYSLSNVSSELLKEAKLLNISDERIAELLETTGKKVRSLYKSMDFHLSYHLMKTSQSSTQPIASCYYSSWGNDNEEPVYETETEKILVLGSGPIRIGQGVEFDYCSVHAALAVKKMGYEAIVINNNPETVSTDYTIADRLYFEPLALEDVLAVIEKEKPAGVLIQFGGQTAVNLANSLQEEGVHIFGTAPKHIDQMEDREQFYEVLNKLNINHVPGFVVNEHEDISTTASQLGFPVLIRPSYVIGGQSMFICNNEIELQAYVKRIQQDTKDRCWPLLIDSYIPGVECEIDVISDGQQIIVPGIVEHIERAGVHSGDSMNIFPAISLTDKMKERIINIARIISQQVPIIGMMNIQFVIDGDTIYVLEVNPRSSRTVPMLSKIMDIPMVEWGVRAQLGEALDDISSELNLANEPEYYMVKAPVFSAGKLKGVDHVLGPEMKSTGEAIGIGETKEVALANALPENVQKMFKSKKPLNVIVSISEREKPNCIDLLKKLIVEGAVITATKGTTAYLEEMGIPVYNTVYTKEEIHGLWRSNTPDLVLNIPSQGRKKEKTGFYLRELAVRYQTPYFTSLDTLQVLYSWLRNAEHVIKPKSLQEYLHQLNKDKVLHAEK from the coding sequence ATGACAAAAATTAATCAATTAAAGAAAGTAATGGTCATTGGTTCAGGTCCCATAGTTATTGGTCAGGCTGCTGAGTTTGATTACGCGGGAACACAAGCATGCATAGCGCTAAAAGAAGAAGGAATAGAAGTTATACTCGTAAACAATAATCCTGCCACTATGATGACAGATAAACAAATAGCAGATCATGTCTATATGGAGCCATTGACTATTGAATCACTTGAAAGCATTATATCCATAGAAAAACCAGATGGTCTAATTGGCACATTGGGAGGTCAAACAGGCTTAAACTTAACCGTTGAGCTTCATGAACAAGGTATCTTAGAAAAGTATCAAGTTAAATTGTTAGGTTCATCTGTCCCTTCCATACAGCAAGGCGAGGACAGAGAAAAATTCCGTGAGCTGATGCTTGAAATAAATGAGCCTGTTTGCGAATCAACAATTATTCAATCAGTGGAAGAAGGAAAATCATTTATCCAATCTACTGGATACCCAGTCATTTTGCGCCCTGCCTACACCCTTGGAGGAGAAGGTGGCGGTTTTGCAGAAAGTGAAGATGAATACAAAGAACTCTTGGAGAATGGGTTAAACCTGAGTCCCATTGATCAGGTGCTGGTGGAAAAAAGTATAAAAGGATGGAAAGAAATTGAATTTGAAGTAATTCGTGATGCTGCGGATAATTGTGTAGTTGTGTGTGACATGGAGAACGTAGACCCAGTTGGTGTGCATACAGGTGATTCCATTGTCGTAGCGCCCTCGCAAACGATCACGACGGAACAAAAGGAATTACTAGAGCGTGCTTCGGTGAAAATTATTCGGGCTTTGCATGTCATTGGCGGGTGTAATATTCAATTTGCTTTGCATCCAGAGACGAATGCGTATTATATTATTGAAGTCAATCCCCGGGTCAGCCGTTCCTCTGCACTAGCTTCTAAAGCGACAGCATATCCAATTGCCTTAGTGGCTACTAAATGTGCAATTGGCTACACATTAGATGAAATAGTCAATCCGGTTGCTGGCAACGCATACGCAAGCGAAGCACCAGTATTGGATTATGTAGTAGTAAAAGCACCACGATTTCCTTTCGATAAATTTACAGAAGCAGATCGTAGATTAGGTACGCAAATGAAAGCAACGGGTGAAGTAATGGCTATAGACCGTACCTTTATCGGAGCCTTGAATAAGGCTGTGCGTTCACTTGAACTTCATATGAATAGCTTAAATTGGAAGGAAATGTCCGTTCTCTCTAAAGAAGACTTAATGGAGTCCATAGCAGTACCAAATGATCTCCGACTTTTCGCCATTGCGGAGGCTTTAACGAGAGGAATAGAGGTAAATGAGATACAAGAAATAACACAAATTAATTCCTGGTTCATTGAAGAAATTAATAAAGTAATTACTTGCGAACAGAAGATAGAAAGGTACAGTCTGTCTAACGTTTCATCAGAATTGCTTAAGGAAGCAAAGTTGCTAAATATTAGTGATGAACGAATTGCAGAATTACTGGAAACAACGGGGAAGAAAGTAAGAAGCTTGTATAAAAGCATGGATTTCCATTTGTCTTATCACTTAATGAAAACCTCCCAATCCAGCACGCAACCAATAGCTTCGTGCTATTACTCCTCCTGGGGGAACGATAACGAGGAGCCAGTGTATGAAACTGAAACGGAAAAAATACTTGTCCTGGGCTCTGGTCCGATTCGTATTGGCCAAGGGGTAGAATTTGATTATTGTTCTGTACATGCTGCTCTTGCAGTAAAGAAAATGGGATATGAAGCAATTGTAATTAATAACAATCCAGAAACAGTAAGTACCGATTACACAATTGCGGATCGACTGTATTTTGAACCATTGGCCCTGGAAGATGTGTTAGCAGTAATTGAAAAGGAGAAACCCGCTGGCGTTCTTATTCAATTTGGCGGCCAAACGGCTGTGAATTTAGCAAACTCTCTTCAGGAGGAAGGCGTCCATATTTTTGGAACTGCACCAAAACATATTGATCAAATGGAAGACAGGGAGCAATTTTATGAAGTGTTGAATAAATTAAACATCAATCATGTGCCTGGTTTTGTCGTAAATGAACATGAAGACATTTCGACAACCGCAAGTCAGTTGGGTTTTCCGGTACTTATTCGCCCATCCTATGTTATAGGCGGACAATCAATGTTTATTTGCAATAATGAAATAGAATTGCAAGCATATGTCAAACGGATTCAGCAGGATACAAAGGATCGTTGTTGGCCACTACTTATTGATTCATATATACCGGGAGTAGAGTGCGAAATCGATGTAATCAGTGACGGGCAGCAAATCATTGTGCCTGGAATTGTTGAACATATAGAGAGGGCAGGTGTCCATTCCGGAGACAGTATGAATATCTTTCCAGCCATTTCCCTTACTGATAAAATGAAGGAAAGAATAATCAACATTGCGCGTATTATTAGTCAACAAGTACCTATTATTGGGATGATGAATATTCAATTTGTCATCGATGGAGATACGATTTATGTATTGGAAGTCAACCCACGTTCCTCCAGAACTGTACCTATGCTCAGTAAAATAATGGATATACCGATGGTTGAGTGGGGAGTAAGGGCGCAGTTAGGTGAAGCGCTGGATGATATCAGCTCGGAGTTGAATCTAGCTAATGAACCTGAATATTATATGGTAAAAGCTCCTGTGTTTTCAGCAGGGAAGCTAAAAGGAGTAGATCATGTACTTGGGCCTGAAATGAAATCTACCGGAGAAGCTATTGGTATAGGAGAAACAAAAGAAGTAGCCTTAGCTAATGCTTTGCCTGAAAATGTTCAGAAGATGTTTAAGAGTAAAAAACCGTTAAACGTGATTGTATCCATTTCGGAAAGGGAGAAGCCAAATTGTATAGATTTACTTAAAAAGCTTATAGTGGAAGGTGCTGTAATCACCGCTACAAAGGGGACAACAGCCTATTTAGAGGAAATGGGTATTCCGGTATATAATACGGTTTATACAAAGGAAGAAATACATGGCCTTTGGCGTTCAAATACGCCTGATCTAGTGCTGAATATACCAAGCCAAGGCAGGAAAAAAGAAAAGACAGGATTTTATCTTCGTGAGCTTGCTGTCCGGTATCAGACCCCTTATTTTACTAGCCTTGATACACTACAAGTACTTTATAGCTGGCTTCGTAATGCAGAGCATGTTATCAAACCGAAGTCTTTGCAAGAGTATTTGCATCAATTAAATAAAGATAAAGTATTACATGCCGAAAAGTAA
- a CDS encoding S9 family peptidase: MNEKRSLKTEDLLEYEIVSDPKFTPYGNAYTYVSTTINEKKEYESHLFSQSLDSKDRHQWTFGKEKSNNIYVSPDGKKAVFQSNRSGTEQLWLLPMQGGEAQQLTKLKHGASNPVWGPDSNTLIFNASIDPAEDSNNLSEISKEEKDKEQKELAKRPLVINRLKYKSDAKGFHDQKRTQLFALDIETGNLEQLTSAHTDHILQDVSPDGNEILFIANLGENEDYEQVDDIYILNRFSKKIKKLTDSKGTYHRAVYAPVGNKIAAFGHSFTYAGATLTDLYIFDPVSHEKSILSAEWDIQLGDAMIGDTRLGNSESGPIWATDGESIFFLATDHGVTGLYQVSLTGELDVLYKENHHVFGFTYDAHSGSFILGISTPTNPCNFYHLKKDGEIHRLTDFNSALLSKLTLAEPETITVPTKDGEEIQGWLLPPSGYQDGEKYPMILEIHGGPHAMYGQTYFHELQLLAAKGYVVVYANPRGSHGYGQEFVNACRTDYGNGDYTDLMEVVDYVLANFDFIDKDRLGVTGGSYGGFMTNWIVGHTNRFKAAVTQRSISNWLSFYGVSDIGFFFNEWEHGLNLLDDPKKLWDISPLKYAKNVETPLLILHGEKDFRCPVEQGEQLFITLKHLRKEVEFVRFPDANHELSRSGKPEMRIERLNHICRWFEKL, translated from the coding sequence ATGAACGAAAAAAGATCGCTTAAAACGGAAGACTTGCTGGAATATGAAATTGTAAGTGACCCTAAATTCACTCCATATGGTAATGCCTACACCTATGTATCTACAACCATTAATGAGAAAAAAGAATACGAGTCACATCTATTTTCCCAAAGCTTGGACTCTAAAGATAGACACCAATGGACGTTTGGCAAGGAGAAAAGCAATAACATATACGTCTCTCCTGATGGGAAAAAGGCTGTTTTCCAGTCCAACAGAAGTGGAACTGAACAGTTGTGGCTCCTACCCATGCAAGGAGGGGAAGCACAACAGCTTACTAAACTTAAACACGGGGCTAGCAACCCAGTTTGGGGACCTGACAGTAATACCCTCATTTTTAACGCATCCATAGATCCGGCAGAAGATAGTAACAATCTCAGCGAAATATCGAAAGAGGAAAAAGACAAAGAACAGAAAGAATTGGCTAAGCGTCCACTTGTCATAAACCGTCTAAAATATAAATCAGACGCTAAAGGTTTTCATGATCAGAAGCGTACCCAGTTATTTGCCTTGGATATAGAAACAGGTAACCTGGAGCAGTTAACGAGTGCACATACTGACCATATCCTGCAGGATGTTTCACCAGATGGGAATGAGATTTTATTTATTGCCAACCTTGGAGAGAATGAAGATTATGAACAGGTTGACGACATCTATATTTTGAACCGTTTTTCCAAGAAAATAAAGAAACTTACAGATAGTAAAGGTACATATCATCGTGCAGTATATGCTCCTGTTGGTAATAAAATTGCTGCATTCGGCCATAGCTTTACTTATGCAGGTGCTACACTTACTGACTTATACATTTTTGATCCGGTAAGCCATGAAAAAAGTATCTTGAGTGCTGAATGGGATATTCAACTGGGTGATGCTATGATAGGTGATACGCGCTTAGGAAACTCTGAGAGTGGGCCGATTTGGGCGACGGATGGAGAAAGTATCTTTTTTCTTGCAACAGACCACGGGGTAACTGGTCTGTACCAAGTCTCCTTAACAGGTGAATTGGACGTTCTTTACAAAGAGAACCATCATGTATTTGGTTTCACTTACGATGCCCATTCTGGTTCATTTATTCTTGGAATTAGTACACCAACAAATCCTTGCAATTTCTATCACTTAAAGAAAGATGGAGAGATCCATAGATTAACAGATTTCAACTCGGCTCTTTTATCCAAGCTAACATTAGCTGAACCAGAAACAATTACTGTTCCAACTAAGGATGGTGAAGAAATTCAAGGGTGGCTACTGCCTCCATCAGGATATCAGGATGGTGAAAAATATCCAATGATTTTGGAAATCCATGGAGGCCCCCATGCCATGTATGGCCAAACTTATTTCCATGAATTACAACTGTTAGCAGCAAAAGGGTATGTTGTAGTGTATGCAAACCCCCGCGGAAGCCACGGTTATGGGCAAGAATTTGTGAATGCTTGCCGTACTGATTACGGTAATGGCGATTATACAGACCTGATGGAGGTAGTAGATTATGTACTGGCAAACTTCGATTTTATTGATAAAGATAGACTTGGGGTGACTGGTGGCAGTTATGGAGGATTCATGACAAATTGGATTGTAGGACATACAAACCGCTTTAAGGCTGCGGTTACACAACGTTCTATTTCTAATTGGCTTAGTTTTTATGGCGTTAGTGATATTGGTTTCTTTTTTAATGAGTGGGAACACGGTTTAAACCTATTAGATGACCCAAAAAAGCTATGGGATATCTCTCCTCTAAAATATGCTAAAAATGTAGAAACTCCTTTATTGATTTTGCATGGAGAAAAAGACTTTCGTTGCCCGGTGGAACAAGGGGAGCAGTTATTCATAACACTAAAGCATCTACGAAAAGAAGTTGAATTCGTCCGCTTTCCTGATGCCAATCATGAATTAAGCAGAAGTGGTAAACCAGAGATGAGAATAGAGAGATTAAACCACATTTGCCGTTGGTTTGAGAAATTATAG